One stretch of Riemerella columbina DNA includes these proteins:
- a CDS encoding rod shape-determining protein — translation MGLFDLFTQEIAIDLGTANTLIIHDNKIVVDQPSIVAIERNTGKPIAVGEQAKHMQGKTHEDIKTIRPLKDGVIADFQASEHMIKEFIKKIPGIKGKLFQPALKIVICIPSGITEVEKRAVRDSAQKVNAKEVRLIYEPMAAAIGVGIDVQKPEGNMIIDIGGGTTEIAVVALGGIVCDQSVKIAGDVFNNDIAFYLRTHHNLYVGERTAERIKIEVGSAIEDLDVDIDDIPVQGRDLITGKPKEIIVNYKEIARALDKSITRIEDAVMETLSRTPPELAADIYKTGIYLAGGGALLRGLADRISKKTELPVFVGEDPLRAVVRGTGIALKNMDKFNFLIK, via the coding sequence ATGGGTTTATTTGATTTATTTACGCAGGAGATTGCGATAGACTTGGGTACAGCCAATACCCTCATTATACACGATAATAAAATTGTTGTGGACCAGCCGTCCATCGTTGCTATAGAAAGGAATACGGGGAAACCCATAGCCGTAGGTGAACAGGCGAAGCATATGCAGGGCAAAACCCATGAAGACATAAAAACCATTCGCCCTCTAAAAGATGGGGTTATCGCTGATTTTCAAGCTTCTGAGCATATGATCAAGGAGTTTATCAAGAAAATACCAGGGATTAAAGGGAAGTTATTTCAGCCCGCTTTAAAAATTGTGATTTGTATTCCTTCGGGCATTACAGAGGTGGAAAAAAGAGCCGTTAGAGACTCTGCACAGAAGGTGAACGCCAAAGAAGTACGCCTGATTTATGAACCTATGGCTGCCGCTATTGGGGTGGGCATTGATGTTCAAAAACCTGAAGGAAATATGATTATTGACATCGGTGGGGGGACTACCGAAATTGCCGTGGTGGCTTTGGGCGGTATTGTCTGCGACCAATCGGTGAAGATTGCTGGTGATGTTTTCAATAATGATATTGCGTTCTACCTCCGCACCCACCACAACTTATATGTAGGCGAAAGAACCGCAGAGCGTATTAAAATAGAAGTAGGCTCAGCCATAGAAGATCTTGATGTAGACATTGACGACATTCCTGTGCAAGGGCGAGACCTCATCACTGGAAAACCTAAAGAAATCATTGTTAATTATAAAGAAATCGCAAGAGCTCTGGATAAATCTATCACGCGTATAGAAGATGCGGTGATGGAAACCTTATCCAGAACACCACCAGAATTGGCTGCCGATATTTACAAAACAGGAATTTATTTAGCTGGTGGCGGTGCATTACTCAGAGGACTTGCGGATAGAATTAGCAAAAAAACCGAACTCCCAGTTTTCGTGGGCGAAGATCCATTAAGAGCCGTGGTAAGAGGAACGGGTATTGCGCTGAAAAATATGGATAAGTTTAATTTCTTGATTAAATAA
- the mreC gene encoding rod shape-determining protein MreC, producing MGYLLRFFSKNALFVFFLTLQTLALYLIFTRNAVQQTFLAGQAATFNAWVSGYIDEGANYLKLKEMNEQLVAQNKALMQEIYGQEYATVPQRIQVSDSVNAQQKYVMIDAEVMNNSIIRRDNYFTINRGRREGVTGKMGVIAPNGIAGIVINSMENYALVQSVLSVNKMRVNAALKKSGYFGTLTWRGDDARIMHLSDIPKYVPIKVGDTIVTDGKSDLFPAGIMVGTIAGYQVDTKTGFWDISVELGQKMGNVKNVFVVQNLHKAELQQVQDSLNTTIKRDDK from the coding sequence ATGGGATATTTGCTAAGGTTCTTTTCTAAGAATGCCTTATTTGTATTTTTTTTGACTTTACAAACATTGGCATTGTACCTTATCTTTACCCGAAATGCCGTGCAACAAACCTTCCTTGCAGGACAGGCTGCCACCTTTAATGCTTGGGTTTCTGGCTATATAGACGAAGGCGCTAATTACCTCAAACTCAAAGAAATGAACGAGCAATTGGTGGCACAGAACAAAGCCTTAATGCAAGAAATCTACGGTCAAGAATATGCCACTGTACCACAGCGAATTCAGGTTTCTGACTCTGTCAATGCGCAGCAAAAATATGTAATGATAGATGCCGAAGTGATGAACAACAGCATCATCAGGCGGGATAATTACTTCACCATTAACCGAGGGCGCAGGGAGGGAGTTACGGGCAAAATGGGCGTTATAGCGCCTAATGGCATTGCTGGCATCGTTATCAATAGTATGGAAAACTACGCCTTGGTACAATCCGTGCTAAGCGTGAACAAAATGCGTGTGAATGCTGCTTTAAAGAAGTCTGGCTATTTTGGAACCCTCACTTGGCGCGGTGATGATGCCCGAATTATGCACCTTTCCGACATTCCGAAATATGTGCCGATAAAAGTGGGCGATACCATCGTGACTGATGGCAAATCCGACCTCTTCCCCGCAGGGATTATGGTGGGCACTATTGCGGGCTACCAAGTGGATACCAAAACAGGTTTTTGGGACATCAGCGTAGAGTTAGGACAAAAAATGGGCAATGTAAAAAATGTATTCGTGGTGCAGAATCTGCATAAAGCCGAGCTTCAACAAGTGCAGGACAGCCTTAATACAACCATAAAAAGAGATGATAAGTAG
- a CDS encoding rod shape-determining protein MreD — MISRNIFTDLLFSVILIAAQIFLFNRITIAGEYTPVVYPVLVLFYPFYRNQYVFLAISFLLGLGIDALLGTWGINAFATTMIAYFRTLIFRTSIDHEATDSFSFQSIQWSQFLFFILFSLLIHQFLVQFIEFFKPSRILEISLHILITTGLSFIFVLLYVLIFKIKQKV; from the coding sequence ATGATAAGTAGAAATATATTCACTGACCTATTATTTTCGGTGATTTTAATTGCCGCACAGATTTTCCTATTCAACCGCATTACCATAGCGGGAGAATACACGCCTGTAGTCTATCCTGTGCTGGTGCTCTTCTACCCTTTTTATAGAAACCAATATGTATTTTTAGCCATCAGCTTTTTATTAGGCTTGGGCATAGATGCTCTATTGGGCACTTGGGGTATCAACGCCTTTGCCACTACGATGATTGCTTATTTCCGCACCCTGATTTTCCGCACCTCTATAGACCACGAGGCCACGGACAGCTTCTCATTCCAATCCATACAGTGGAGTCAGTTTTTATTTTTTATCCTCTTCAGCCTTTTGATCCACCAGTTTTTGGTTCAATTTATTGAGTTTTTTAAACCCAGTAGAATATTAGAAATCAGCCTTCATATTTTAATCACCACAGGGCTTTCTTTTATATTCGTACTATTATATGTGTTAATTTTTAAAATCAAACAAAAAGTTTGA